One genomic segment of Bacteroidota bacterium includes these proteins:
- a CDS encoding DNA-3-methyladenine glycosylase translates to MSSLFAPAPGPSLAPAFFARPALVVARDLLGRLLVHTHADGTRIAGRIVETEAYLRDDPAMHGWKATFGPDGVVLPQGRAADLFAPPGTAYVYRIYYTNWLLNVVTEPEGTAGAVLVRALEPADGLAAMRANRPASVRRTRDLANGPGKLTQALGVDDAAFHGTDLTRPPLCFEAGTPVDDDAVATSSRIGLTRGIDLPYRFFLDGHPCVSPGVPSDVKQRPSKR, encoded by the coding sequence ATGTCGTCGCTGTTCGCCCCCGCTCCTGGCCCCTCCCTCGCCCCCGCGTTCTTCGCGCGCCCGGCACTCGTCGTCGCACGCGATCTGCTCGGGCGGCTGCTCGTCCACACGCACGCCGACGGAACGCGCATCGCCGGGCGCATCGTGGAGACCGAGGCGTACCTCCGCGACGACCCAGCGATGCACGGCTGGAAGGCCACGTTCGGTCCCGACGGCGTCGTGCTGCCACAGGGACGTGCCGCGGACCTCTTCGCACCGCCGGGGACGGCCTATGTCTACCGGATCTACTACACCAACTGGCTCCTGAACGTGGTCACCGAGCCAGAAGGCACCGCCGGAGCCGTGCTCGTCCGCGCCCTCGAACCGGCCGACGGCCTCGCGGCGATGCGTGCCAACCGACCCGCCTCGGTGCGCCGCACGCGCGACCTCGCCAACGGGCCAGGCAAGCTCACGCAGGCGCTCGGCGTGGACGACGCGGCGTTTCACGGCACCGACCTCACGCGCCCGCCGCTCTGCTTCGAGGCGGGCACGCCGGTCGACGACGACGCCGTTGCCACGTCGAGCCGCATCGGACTCACGCGCGGCATCGACCTGCCCTACCGCTTCTTCCTCGACGGGCACCCGTGCGTGTCGCCGGGCGTGCCGAGCGACGTGAAGCAGCGGCCGTCGAAGCGGTGA